One part of the Odontesthes bonariensis isolate fOdoBon6 chromosome 15, fOdoBon6.hap1, whole genome shotgun sequence genome encodes these proteins:
- the pgm1 gene encoding phosphoglucomutase-1, which yields MVKITIVKTKPYTDQKPGTSGLRKRVTVFQQNQHYAENFIQSTISVIDPAERQAATLVVGGDGRFFMKDAIQLIVQIAAANGINHLVIGQNGIMSTPAVSCVIRKMKAVGGIILTASHNPGGPNGDFGIKYNISSGGPAPEGITNKIFEVSKSLQEYHICPELKVDLSKIGKQTFEVDTFKPFIVEIVDSVEAYAEMLRGIFDFPALKDLLSGANKINVRLDAMHGVVGPYVKKIVCEELGSDANSAVNCVPKEDFGGHHPDPNLTYAADLVNTMKGGQYDFGAAFDGDGDRNMVLGKNGFFVNPSDSVAVIAANINSIPYFKKTGVKGLARSMPTSGALDNVAKALQMQLYETPTGWKFFGNLMDAGKLSLCGEESFGTGSDHIREKDGLWAVLAWLSILATRKQSVEEIMKDHWQKFGRNFFTRYDYEEVDSDAANKMIKGLETQMFDPSFVGKKFSSGDKTYEVAISDNFAYTDPVDGSVSKNQGLRIIFTDGSRIIFRLSGTGSAGATIRLYIDSYEKDPQKIYQDPQVMLAPLVDISLKVSQLQEKTGRTGPTVIT from the exons ATGGTGAAAATCACGATAGTGAAGACCAAGCCGTACACGGACCAGAAGCCTGGGACGAGCGGTTTGAGGAAGAGGGTGACGGTGTTTCAGCAGAATCAGCACTATGCAGAAAACTTCATCCAGAGCACCATCTCTGTCATCGACCCTGCCGAGCGCCAGGCGGCCACTCTGGTGGTGGGAGGAGACGGAAGGTTTTTCATGAAAGACGCGATTCAGCTGATCGTTCAAATTGCTGCTGCCAATGGG ATTAATCACCTGGTAATTGGTCAGAATGGCATTATGTCCACCCCAGCAGTTTCCTGTGTGATTCGCAAGATGAAGGCAGTGGGTGGTATCATCCTCACAGCCAGCCACAACCCAGGAGGCCCCAATGGAGATTTTGGTATTAAGTACAACATTTCCAGTGGAG GACCTGCTCCTGAGGGCATCACAAACAAAATATTTGAGGTCAGCAAAAGCCTGCAGGAGTATCACATCTGCCCAGAGCTCAAAGTGGATCTGTCCAAGATTGGCAAGCAGACCTTTGAAGTGGACACTTTCAAGCCTTTCATAG tggAGATAGTGGACTCAGTTGAAGCCTATGCTGAGATGTTAAGGGGTATCTTTGACTTTCCTGCTCTGAAGGATCTTCTCTCTGGAGCCAATAAAATTAACGTCCGACTGGATGCTATGCATGGAG TGGTTGGTCCTTATGTCAAGAAGATAGTGTGTGAAGAGCTGGGCTCTGACGCCAACTCAGCTGTCAACTGTGTTCCCAAGGAAGACTTTGGTGGCCACCACCCTGACCCCAACTTGACCTATGCTGCTGACCTGGTCAACACCATGAAAGGTGGACAATATGACTTTGGAGCTGCCTTCGATGGTGATGGT GACCGCAACATGGTGCTGGgtaaaaatggcttctttgtgAATCCCTCCGATTCTGTGGCCGTCATCGCTGCAAACATTAACAGTATCCCATACTTCAAGAAGACTGGTGTCAAAGGTCTGGCACGCAGCATGCCCACCAGCGGAGCTCTGGACAA TGTGGCTAAAGCTCTACAGATGCAACTATACGAGACTCCAACTGGCTGGAAGTTCTTTGGGAATCTGATGGATGCCGGTAAACTCTCACTGTGTGGAGAGGAAAGCTTTGGCACTG GCTCGGACCATATCCGTGAGAAGGATGGCTTGTGGGCCGTGCTCGCGTGGTTATCAATCTTAGCCACTAGGAAACAGAGCGTGGAGGAGATCATGAAGGATCACTGGCAGAAGTTTGGCAGGAACTTCTTCACGAG GTACGACTATGAGGAGGTTGACTCAGATGCTGCCAACAAGATGATCAAGGGTCTGGAGACACAAATGTTCGACCCATCTTTTGTAGGAAAGAAGTTTTCATCGGGTGATAAAACTTATGAGGTGGCAATTTCTGACAATTTTGCCTACACGGACCCTGTGGATGGCAGTGTGTCCAAAAACCAG GGGCTACGTATCATCTTCACTGATGGTTCTAGGATAATTTTCCGTCTCAGCGGTACAGGCAGTGCAGGAGCAACCATCAGGCTCTACATAGACAGCTATGAGAAAGATCCTCAGAAGATTTATCAGGATCCACAG GTGATGCTGGCTCCTCTGGTAGACATTTCCCTCAAGGTCTCTCAGCTCCAAGAGAAGACTGGCCGCACTGGCCCAACTGTGATCACATGA